The Bacillota bacterium LX-D genome has a window encoding:
- a CDS encoding NusG domain II-containing protein, with the protein MTKADKFIIYGTLFLALLTLVFSFGWLKTRSQGEIVVIKAKGQPQQEIRLNEIQNGQEIKVQGLIGTSVLKIEDEEIRFIDSPCRDKICVRRGWIQHHGEAAVCVPNQVSVEIIGKRSDLDDVTR; encoded by the coding sequence ATGACCAAGGCAGATAAGTTTATTATTTATGGAACTTTATTTCTAGCACTGTTAACCCTTGTTTTTTCTTTCGGTTGGTTAAAAACTCGTTCTCAGGGGGAAATTGTCGTTATTAAGGCTAAAGGGCAGCCTCAGCAAGAAATTAGGCTAAATGAGATACAAAATGGACAGGAAATAAAAGTACAGGGGTTAATTGGTACATCTGTTCTAAAAATTGAAGATGAAGAAATTAGATTTATTGATTCTCCATGCCGTGATAAGATCTGTGTCCGCAGGGGCTGGATTCAGCACCACGGAGAAGCAGCTGTTTGTGTACCTAACCAAGTATCTGTAGAAATAATAGGTAAAAGAAGCGATTTAGATGATGTTACCAGGTGA
- a CDS encoding YhcN/YlaJ family sporulation lipoprotein, whose protein sequence is MTKLRRISAIMLIFTFVLTVLLAGCGSPAQKPAPQPNDTQNRVYPQAQDNNKPNTVLPTDPAEANRIAKDLAKEATKVEGVKSATVVIFQDTVYCGIDLAANAEQSRTNEIKDMVQERLKRADKRVDNVAVTADADSVTRLDKIAKGISQGRPVSEFAKELGEIGRRITPSVK, encoded by the coding sequence ATGACTAAGCTGCGCAGAATCAGCGCAATCATGCTTATTTTTACCTTTGTTTTAACTGTACTACTGGCTGGTTGCGGATCTCCTGCTCAAAAACCTGCTCCTCAACCTAATGATACTCAAAATAGGGTATATCCACAAGCTCAAGATAATAATAAACCAAACACAGTTTTACCCACAGATCCAGCGGAAGCAAATAGAATTGCTAAAGACTTAGCTAAAGAAGCAACTAAAGTTGAGGGTGTAAAATCAGCTACCGTTGTAATCTTCCAGGATACAGTTTACTGTGGAATTGATCTGGCTGCTAATGCGGAACAAAGCAGAACTAATGAAATAAAGGACATGGTTCAGGAAAGGTTGAAAAGGGCAGATAAGAGGGTTGACAACGTTGCAGTTACTGCTGATGCTGACTCTGTTACTAGACTAGATAAAATTGCCAAAGGTATTTCACAAGGAAGACCTGTTTCCGAGTTCGCAAAGGAATTAGGTGAAATCGGGAGAAGAATTACTCCTTCTGTAAAATAA
- a CDS encoding Gx transporter family protein, whose translation MNKTKKLTLLAMLVTLATALHALELLIPNPLPLPGTKLGLANVVTLVTLLQFGFKEGLAVSLLRVLFASFLTGTFLTLNFTMSLAGALLSALVMGLLYYNIKSFSILGISVAGAVVHNIAQLAIAFFATETPGIFFYLPFLLLIGVPVGLLTGAIAGNVYKHLKNLNILH comes from the coding sequence TTGAACAAAACTAAAAAATTAACTCTATTAGCAATGTTAGTTACACTTGCCACGGCCTTACATGCTTTAGAATTACTTATACCAAACCCCTTACCTCTGCCTGGAACAAAGTTAGGCTTAGCAAATGTGGTAACCTTAGTAACTTTATTGCAATTTGGCTTTAAAGAAGGTTTAGCTGTTTCCTTATTACGTGTTTTATTTGCTTCATTTTTAACGGGAACATTCTTGACACTTAACTTTACAATGAGTTTAGCTGGTGCACTCCTAAGTGCATTAGTAATGGGTTTGCTATACTACAATATTAAATCGTTTAGCATATTGGGAATAAGTGTTGCTGGGGCTGTTGTACATAATATTGCTCAATTAGCAATTGCTTTCTTTGCTACAGAGACTCCTGGTATTTTCTTTTATCTTCCCTTTTTATTACTGATCGGAGTACCTGTCGGACTTTTAACTGGAGCAATCGCCGGTAATGTTTACAAGCATTTAAAAAATCTTAATATTTTACATTAA